One genomic segment of Terrihabitans soli includes these proteins:
- a CDS encoding sigma-70 family RNA polymerase sigma factor: MTATPPVKRAKPEASASVRDELLAQIPSLRAFAVSLCGQMDKADDLVQEALVKAWSNLGSFTEGTNMRAWMFTILRNVYYSEHRKRRREVQDADGMFSARLVVHPSQSGHMDLQDFREALSKLPPDQREALILVGASGFSYEEAAEICEVAVGTIKSRVNRARSALTRSLSVQTSSEFGPDPDLQAAMITTPGGSSS; the protein is encoded by the coding sequence ATGACCGCAACCCCACCCGTCAAACGGGCGAAGCCGGAAGCGAGCGCGTCGGTACGCGACGAACTGCTCGCCCAGATTCCGAGCTTGCGCGCCTTTGCCGTCTCCCTGTGCGGACAGATGGACAAGGCCGACGACCTCGTTCAGGAGGCGCTCGTTAAAGCGTGGTCCAATCTCGGTTCGTTCACCGAAGGCACGAATATGCGCGCCTGGATGTTCACCATCCTGCGCAATGTCTACTATTCCGAGCACCGCAAACGCCGCCGCGAAGTCCAGGACGCCGACGGCATGTTTTCGGCCCGGCTCGTCGTCCACCCGTCGCAGAGCGGCCATATGGACCTGCAGGACTTTCGCGAAGCCCTGTCGAAACTTCCCCCGGACCAGCGCGAGGCCTTGATTCTCGTCGGCGCGTCTGGCTTCTCTTACGAAGAAGCAGCCGAGATCTGCGAGGTCGCGGTCGGCACCATCAAGAGCCGCGTCAACCGCGCCCGTAGCGCGCTGACGCGTTCCCTGTCGGTACAAACCTCATCCGAATTCGGTCCCGATCCAGATCTTCAGGCGGCGATGATAACGACTCCCGGCGGATCCTCGAGCTGA
- a CDS encoding NepR family anti-sigma factor: MTDQSQIDQGPEIDSELQAHIGRHLKASYDDILSQDVPDRFRDLLSQLEAKEGGDAGAKGGKK, from the coding sequence GTGACAGACCAAAGTCAGATCGACCAGGGTCCGGAGATCGATTCCGAACTGCAGGCTCATATTGGGCGCCATCTGAAGGCGTCCTACGACGATATCCTCAGCCAGGATGTGCCGGATCGATTTCGGGACCTCCTCTCCCAGCTTGAGGCGAAAGAGGGCGGCGACGCCGGGGCCAAAGGCGGTAAAAAATGA
- a CDS encoding response regulator, translating into MQIAPIIAAQLPFLRRYARALTGSQLSGDAYVAAALETLVADPSLFPTDIEPRVAVYEVFTRIWSSVRVNMESADPGGLSGNRTLEALAPRSRQVFLLVSVEGFSTSDTARILGISEDEVTQAIDETGRELAGLVATDVLIIEDEPIIAMDLEALVESLGHRVAGVARTQKEAVALASKSQPGLVLADIQLADGSSGLDAVNDILNEFEVPVIFITAYPERLLTGERPEPVFLISKPFQTQTVKAIVSQALFFGTRAHKRPARATA; encoded by the coding sequence ATGCAGATCGCGCCGATTATTGCCGCTCAGCTTCCCTTTCTACGTCGTTATGCCCGCGCCCTGACCGGCAGCCAGCTCTCCGGCGATGCCTATGTGGCAGCCGCCCTGGAGACTTTGGTCGCCGACCCGTCGCTGTTTCCGACCGATATCGAGCCGCGCGTTGCGGTCTATGAGGTCTTCACGCGCATCTGGTCGTCGGTCCGGGTCAATATGGAGAGCGCCGATCCCGGCGGTCTTTCCGGCAACCGGACCCTCGAGGCGCTTGCGCCCCGCTCACGCCAGGTCTTCCTCCTCGTGTCCGTCGAGGGCTTTTCGACCTCCGACACCGCGCGCATTCTCGGCATTTCCGAGGATGAGGTGACGCAGGCGATCGACGAGACGGGCCGCGAACTTGCCGGCCTTGTCGCCACCGATGTTCTCATCATCGAGGACGAGCCGATCATCGCCATGGATCTCGAAGCTTTGGTCGAAAGCCTCGGCCATCGCGTCGCGGGTGTCGCGCGCACGCAGAAGGAAGCCGTTGCGCTCGCCAGCAAAAGCCAGCCGGGACTCGTTCTGGCCGATATCCAGCTCGCCGACGGCTCGTCGGGTCTCGATGCGGTGAACGATATCCTCAACGAGTTCGAAGTGCCGGTGATCTTCATCACCGCCTATCCGGAACGTCTGCTCACGGGCGAACGCCCCGAGCCGGTGTTCCTGATCTCGAAGCCGTTCCAGACGCAGACCGTGAAAGCGATCGTCAGCCAGGCGCTGTTCTTCGGCACGCGCGCCCATAAGCGCCCGGCCCGCGCCACGGCCTGA
- a CDS encoding PRC-barrel domain-containing protein: MLKRLLLSGAALTAFVGIAAAQTSPAPADPAMPPAAEAPAAPGSGAVVDPSVKADPNLFSNIKGAEVIGENDESVGSVADLLLDSSGQLKSLVISHGGIVGIGKTYRQYEVSALPELVDGKAKIAELNTAALEGVPEYTYPEAETGRASTSDAAAPNATAPAPAETAAAPSGSELWPVSYLVGAKVGADEDKASISDIRFEGDKAAAALIDKGSLGLGNKVQEVAFSDLEISGTPAEPKVSLKSGASAATPAPAAP, encoded by the coding sequence ATGCTCAAACGTCTTCTTCTGTCGGGCGCCGCGCTGACGGCATTTGTCGGCATCGCCGCCGCACAGACTTCGCCTGCTCCGGCCGATCCGGCCATGCCGCCGGCCGCCGAAGCGCCTGCCGCACCGGGCAGCGGGGCTGTTGTGGATCCGTCGGTCAAGGCCGATCCCAATCTGTTTTCGAACATCAAGGGTGCCGAAGTCATCGGCGAGAACGATGAATCGGTCGGCAGCGTCGCCGACCTTCTGCTCGACTCGAGCGGCCAGCTGAAATCTCTCGTGATCTCGCATGGCGGTATTGTCGGCATCGGCAAGACTTATCGTCAGTACGAAGTCTCGGCTCTGCCGGAACTCGTCGACGGCAAGGCCAAGATCGCCGAGCTGAACACCGCTGCGCTGGAAGGCGTCCCGGAATACACCTATCCGGAAGCTGAGACCGGTCGCGCCTCGACGAGCGATGCAGCGGCGCCGAACGCGACGGCGCCCGCCCCGGCTGAAACCGCCGCCGCTCCGAGCGGTTCGGAATTGTGGCCCGTCTCCTATCTCGTCGGCGCAAAGGTCGGCGCGGACGAGGACAAGGCCTCGATCTCCGACATCCGCTTCGAAGGCGATAAGGCCGCAGCCGCATTGATCGACAAGGGATCGCTTGGCCTTGGCAACAAGGTTCAGGAAGTCGCCTTCTCGGATCTCGAAATCTCCGGCACGCCCGCCGAGCCGAAGGTTTCGCTGAAATCGGGCGCTTCGGCTGCGACCCCCGCTCCGGCTGCTCCGTAA
- a CDS encoding AEC family transporter yields MTNVLAIVLPVFGLIAIGFAAAKLKLITERAGDGLADYVFALAVPALIFRTLSESKVPLTDSPWGYWVSYFAAAAVAWGIGMIFARRVFSRDARESVIHGFCSAQSNTVFLGIPLILQAYGDAGAVPLFLLLAVHLPLMMGAASIMIESADAGDAGFRFGPFIKTLATHPILLALFAGVLAQIVGVRAPESLKPILDGLSASASPVALVAMGLALSRYGFSADPKAATVSAVLKLMLHPLLVFVFAHFVFALDPVFTGVGVLFAALPSGINGYLLAVRYRTGERFASSAIAVSTALSVVTVAVWLVILGV; encoded by the coding sequence ATGACAAACGTTCTAGCCATCGTTTTGCCGGTCTTCGGCCTGATCGCGATCGGATTTGCGGCCGCGAAATTAAAGCTGATCACCGAGCGCGCAGGCGATGGTCTTGCCGATTATGTGTTTGCGCTGGCGGTGCCGGCGCTGATTTTCCGCACGCTGTCGGAAAGCAAAGTGCCGCTCACCGATAGTCCCTGGGGTTATTGGGTCAGCTATTTCGCGGCGGCCGCGGTTGCCTGGGGCATCGGTATGATCTTCGCGCGGCGCGTCTTCTCGCGCGATGCGCGGGAGTCCGTCATTCACGGCTTCTGCTCGGCGCAGTCGAACACGGTCTTTCTCGGCATTCCGCTCATCCTGCAGGCTTATGGCGATGCTGGCGCCGTGCCGCTCTTTCTTCTGCTGGCCGTGCATCTGCCGCTGATGATGGGCGCGGCCAGTATCATGATCGAAAGCGCGGATGCGGGAGATGCCGGTTTCCGTTTCGGGCCGTTCATCAAGACGCTCGCAACGCATCCCATTCTTCTTGCGCTGTTTGCCGGCGTTCTGGCGCAGATCGTCGGCGTGCGGGCGCCTGAATCGCTCAAGCCCATTCTCGACGGGCTGTCGGCCTCCGCCTCGCCGGTCGCGCTGGTGGCGATGGGGCTTGCGTTGTCGCGCTACGGTTTCAGCGCCGATCCGAAAGCCGCAACCGTCTCAGCGGTGCTGAAGCTCATGCTTCATCCGCTGCTCGTCTTCGTCTTTGCACATTTTGTGTTTGCGCTCGATCCGGTTTTTACCGGCGTCGGCGTTCTGTTCGCCGCCCTGCCCTCCGGCATCAACGGCTATCTCCTTGCTGTGCGCTACCGCACGGGCGAGCGTTTCGCGTCGAGCGCCATTGCGGTATCGACCGCGCTTTCCGTTGTGACAGTCGCGGTCTGGCTCGTTATCCTCGGCGTGTAA
- the gluQRS gene encoding tRNA glutamyl-Q(34) synthetase GluQRS, with protein MSRPVFRFAPSPNGQLHLGHALSALLNRDLAREADGRFLVRIEDIDPGRSLPSFEAQILDDLAWLGLDWEKPVRRQSEHLGTHEKALDELNRRGLLFPCFCSRGAVKAALPKGAAVDPDGAPIYPGTCRELSAGDRARHIRNGDPYVLRLNMQKALAEIGRPLTWTEIGPDGKAKEIEADPTAWGDVVLARRDVRTSYHLAVVIDDDAQNVSHVVRGKDLYHATSVHRVLQTLLDLRAPVYRHHRLILDKAGKKLSKSEGAESLRTLRSNGKAPADIRKLIGI; from the coding sequence ATGTCCAGACCCGTGTTCCGTTTCGCGCCCAGCCCTAATGGCCAGCTCCATCTCGGCCATGCTTTGTCGGCGCTCCTGAACCGCGATCTCGCACGCGAGGCCGACGGGCGCTTTCTGGTGCGCATCGAGGATATCGACCCCGGCCGCTCCCTGCCGAGCTTTGAGGCACAGATTCTCGACGATCTCGCCTGGCTCGGCCTCGATTGGGAAAAGCCCGTCCGGCGCCAGTCCGAACATCTCGGCACACATGAAAAGGCGCTGGACGAGTTGAACCGGCGCGGGCTGCTCTTTCCCTGCTTCTGCAGCCGCGGCGCGGTGAAGGCAGCGCTACCCAAGGGAGCCGCCGTCGATCCGGACGGCGCACCGATCTATCCCGGCACCTGCCGCGAATTGTCGGCCGGAGACCGGGCCCGCCACATCCGCAACGGCGATCCTTATGTGCTGCGCCTGAATATGCAGAAAGCGCTGGCGGAGATCGGCCGCCCGCTGACCTGGACGGAGATCGGACCGGACGGCAAAGCGAAGGAGATCGAGGCCGACCCTACCGCCTGGGGCGATGTCGTCCTCGCACGCCGCGATGTGCGTACGAGCTATCATCTGGCCGTCGTCATCGACGACGACGCGCAGAACGTTTCGCATGTCGTGCGCGGCAAGGATCTCTACCACGCAACGAGCGTGCACCGCGTGCTGCAGACGCTGCTCGACCTGAGAGCGCCGGTCTATCGCCATCACCGGCTCATTCTCGACAAGGCCGGCAAGAAACTGTCGAAGAGCGAGGGCGCGGAAAGTTTGAGAACCCTGCGCTCGAACGGCAAGGCGCCCGCCGATATCCGAAAGCTGATCGGAATCTGA